A part of Terriglobia bacterium genomic DNA contains:
- a CDS encoding cyclic nucleotide-binding domain-containing protein: MKNQPNVRGKSGEAFTGHPDLRAGFETLAPSTFYPRGTTLFRQGEPSRGVYLLLRGKANLSLRADNGRTMTFRNVGPGYVLGLPGAILNRTYLFTAELIDDSQVAFIPGAEVVEFLKKRGDLCFEIVQMLGGELLTLPRVANQKATRKKRTNA; this comes from the coding sequence ATGAAGAATCAGCCGAACGTTCGCGGCAAATCCGGCGAGGCCTTCACCGGCCATCCCGACCTGCGCGCCGGCTTCGAGACCCTTGCTCCCTCCACCTTCTACCCGCGAGGCACTACCCTTTTTCGCCAGGGTGAGCCCTCCCGCGGCGTCTATTTGCTCCTGCGCGGCAAGGCGAACCTCTCGCTGCGCGCCGACAACGGCCGCACCATGACCTTTCGCAACGTCGGTCCTGGTTACGTGCTCGGCCTTCCTGGCGCCATCCTCAACCGCACCTATCTCTTTACCGCCGAGTTGATTGATGACTCGCAGGTTGCCTTCATACCTGGCGCTGAGGTGGTGGAGTTCCTGAAGAAGCGCGGCGACCTCTGCTTTGAAATTGTGCAGATGCTCGGTGGCGAACTCCTGACTCTACCGCGGGTGGCGAACCAGAAGGCGACGCGCAAGAAGAGAACCAACGCTTAG